Part of the Spinacia oleracea cultivar Varoflay chromosome 5, BTI_SOV_V1, whole genome shotgun sequence genome, tgcagcttacgcACCGAAccgagctggatggacgcagtagttgcatacaaagaaaggggagaacttcctgaagataagctgcaagcgagaaaactgaaaagattcaacaaatggttcatcatcagcgccgaaggagagctcatgaggaaatcattctctgctccgctgctaaaatgtgtgggtccaacagacgctgactacatcctaagggaaatccacctcgggatatgcggaaaccacattggaggtaggacattagcacataaagcccttcgggctgggtactggtggcccactatggtttccgaggcaaagcagatggcaaggaaatgcgagaaatgccaaaagttcgcgccagccatccatcaaccagctcaagccctacaatcaacactgtatcccttaccattcgcacagtgggggttagacatcattggtcccttcccctcagcgacgaaccagaagaagtggttgattgtaggagtcgactattttagcaaatggatcgaagccgaagctgtctcctccatcaccgaacctcaggtccgcaagttcatatggcagaacatcatcacaaggttcggcataccaagactgatggtcttcgaccacgggaaacagttcgacaacaccccgttgcaaaagtggtgcaaacagttcggcatacacctagcatactcggcagtctgtcacccacaaagcaacgggcaagccgaagccgctaacaaactcatcctcaacgcactcaagaaaagagtcgaggatgacaaaaacaaatggttagaagagctacccggaacgctatggtcccttcggaccactgaaaaagaagctaccggacaaacaccgttccaccttgtatacggatccgaagctgtaattcctgtggaaatcggaacagaaagcctgaggatccaggcatacaacaggtatgatgggctccaaggagaaagcaacaaccagcttctatccgaagctctcgatctactggatgaagctcggaacgatgccaggacactcaacgcagcctatttgcagagggtcaacaagcattacaaccgaagagtcaacgccagacccctaaaagtcggtgatctagtactcagaaacgccgcctcggttcagaaaggacggatccatggcaaactctcagccacttgggaaggaccatacatcatccattccgaaaaaaggccaggcacgtatatgctgaaacagttagatggaacaattctgaagaaccattggaataccgatgttctcaagaaatattttgtatgatctctgtctgtaaaccaagtaagtcgtttaatgagaagaggaaagccattggcaccatgtgtttcattaaacttatctctacatttattgtccctttatatatatatgcagcctcggatctgatcaatccgagaccaaaaacaggttgactttgcccattccttgataaaatgcaagaaatgaccaaatcatacacttcagggaaccgtccagaatcctcggattcgcggtaccctaataaaatttgttcgcaacaaacagtcgctcgaatcaagttataaaactccggctcagatccacggatcgccgaaggcataactaaagaggcagactagcgatctcttgcccaggtttccgaaccacaagagatcggaagaacaatccaaacctctgagcagatcgacggatttgaagagtctggaaactaaagagtctcttagcagatctacggatttgaagaactcgcaaaactaaagagtctcttagcagatctacggatttgaagaactcgcaaaactaaagagtctcttagcagatctacggatttgaagaactcgcaaaactaaagagtctcttagcagatctacggatttgaagaactcacaaagtcaaagagtctcttagcagatctacggatttgaagaactcgcaaaactaaagagtctcttagcagatctacggatttgaagaactcacaaagtcaaagagtctcttagcagatctacggatttgaagaactcgcaaaactaaagagtctcttagcagatctacggatttaaagagctcgcaagatcaaaaggtttttagcaagtctacagaaagaggagctcgagaaatctacggatttaaagacctaaaaattgcgaaagaacaagttgaaaagaagcagccaagtaacaaacattcattttttattcaatatttgggggaagtacaaacacatcgaaaacctcaaaaattgaaaacaaaatgaaacaagttaaaatcggcagccatcaacagacaataccggcctaccgaagtactaaagaaagcaaaaagaaatgagtacaacgcagcgccgaggcaaaagggggaaaagcaagcacatattcggaagtcctcaactggaaccgaccgactctgaagaagacgactgcccgaatccctaactcttgggagtctcagaagcggcccctaggggagcatccttcgaagaacccccagcagtggtatcaccttcggaagttgccttctgggcccgagcctctgcaagagcagcttggcgttcagcttcagcttcatctcgatcagcttggcattccaccaagtggtcctcggcctgcatccatagaggaactttctcgttccaagggaagtgaggcatgtgcttcgcaaacatgcgccgagcacccaggatgccgttccagtactgctctctacactgatcggCAGTGTAGAGGTTGACTCGCTCCTGCTCCAGCTTCCGAATATAGTCATCTTTTTCCCGAAGCTTCAGCCGAAGGACAGGCACCTTATCAGCTTGCTGCTGGATCAGCTCCCGATGCTGGACAAAATGGTGGAGCCTTAACTCCGCCTCTTCACGCTCCTTGTCGGCCGCTTCAAATTTAGACTTCATCTCCTGGAAGAGTCTATCTTTTTCCtcaagttcgctagcgaacttagcggccatatccttcttctcctcagcaaaggaagcgatcttctcagcatcctcttcaactcggaagatgagctggccaacctcggtcccgatcttctcagcagactctctagcctcgcgactatagtgaaggtacagctgcttgagttccgtaagctcggagaggagttgcccagccttctggtccaaaatgggaatatcacgagcataagcctcacgatatttcctcagttgtttctcctcaaccgagctacactcggaagcgaacgaagaccagaaaacagcctgggaacgagagaaagatgagcaaaataggaaaaacataaaacaaaaacacaactcaaagagaaaaatctagcaaattacctcgttcagatagtactgggccatcattgccggattcctctcttcggccccaggaaccctccactgcgggttagcacgaagcagattctcccgagcagcctcggggcccaccaaggatcccacgtgagccaaagggtcctctcccaaaatcggagccctggcatatcgagccatcgcctcccttacttcttcggggatccgttttagcggaacatccgaacagggatcagcatggatcagcctatccagggccgaggtagaagtagaacccaaagttgagtggcgcctcttcctcgtcaaaccttgctcgggctgctcctctccagcagagggaacctccttctgaacctcggggaccgcagcttcggggcccgagagatctatcatctccttgtctggactcttctccctctcgaagggaagatcagcagactccttcttctccccagctacctcagggacatccgaaccaggaacaaaatcggcttcaatcgcctccatcacctcggtgatatcctggatttcGATCCCCAAAGCAGCAGATGGTTTAAGGGGAGAAGggatgatatcttcctcgatcAGCGGCTGATCCACGGCCGGCGGttcagcaaccaccacactctttaacttctgccctggcaagggcatgaagtgaagaagattcttaggaggaggcatgacttccgaaactGCTTCCTGCATAGCAAGCATTCAAAGATTAGTTTCCGAAAAGGGGAGAAACGAACTACAAAAactccaagtcagaacaaataccttctccgagggctgagaagccttcgctttcttcggatgcgtggaaggcctcaaaagagtgctacccttccttttgcgttgatcctaaaaaggggagaccaagggtcaacgaatgtaaaagaagaaaaaggaagaaatagagaaaaaagcgggaaatacccggttcctagataaagagatatctatccgagccggagatgaaaccgaaggaacggcacgcggcacagcgtcagtcccaggaccctaaaaagatggtccaggaccaagacgttagccgacggccaaccgaaaagaaaaaggtaaacagaaaatcgagcctataaatgaacactcaccggatccgaagTCGTCTTCAACTCAGGAAGCACAACCTTCACAGGAACAGCTTCAACAGAAGAGgcggaatcccacggatcagctcgaacttcggatatccgagcaacccccaaaggagacaacacgtaatccttcagacgaggattacgagggttatcttttccgaacttgtactcgggagccgggtcgtgaatagtcttcaaatccaaagaaatgcccaacttcttaggatcaatgcagctaaagccgtactctgcaaaaacaaagcacaaaacatgTCAGCAAAACGAAACAGGAAagaggacaaactcactgaaaaaacggtctcagccgaaagacacctacccctgtcaaaaatcctgctgagaccggcaacagcaagaatgtcctccctcagaatgtaattgagattcgggagccagctagacggcagtcggtggttatcctcttgagccaagaaccactggaggaggtCCACATAGTGGCGATGGTTCCGATCTGGAGCCGCCACACccctcatatcaggatcaggagccacgaaccacttcggaggacgataaaagttgggatgcttcggatccgtcggcacacggacgagcaaccactccgttttccaattgtggtcagagctaagataggggtacgccgtgatgtagttcggatcccccctctttcgggacttcttgttgacaatggtccaccaaccatacccatcacccttggaagcatggttgagaaccagatcgtgaagatcccgaaaaatagcgacagagcaagggaaattgacgaagtcacacacccatctaaatccgattatgtgcctcatagatttgggtgtgagctgggccaaactaatgttgtacgacaccaaaacctcggatacgaacggatccaaaggaaagcggagaccattctccaaatggtgagtatacacggaaatgaaccccctcggtggatgagtcacccgaggacgctcttgttcaggaagctcgcaccagtaccccaaggcatgctgaattccgtatagctcctcggccttccgatgataattccctaacttcgcttccaccaaccagtcaccgctgaccgatttctccaacggaccgtcgatctgcgtggtctcatgcaaaattgaggcatacttgcccttcggatcagcttccgaccaatgaactggaaactcggaGTAACGACGACGAACACCCGAAAAACCAGCTCTCTCACCAGAGGTTGCACGTTCATCttcggaagcatcccaaccaatcgAACTCTTCTCCAACGGCCTCTCCGAAGGTCGACCCCTCGAAGATTTCGGTAACctccccgaaggcacgttctctcTCTCGCTAGAGGAGCCAACAACGAACTTGtttttgcccctattctttgccatggtcgcgaaatctcgatctagggtttagattgaggggtagaaggaagaacgaagaaaaaaggagaactcagaaacaaattacctttttccgaagcggaattcgccgataaagcgaacaacacaagttcccgaagtctaaagttggccgaatttcgtagatctgaagaagcaaattgcactgcgatcgccggaatttagagagaaaatgggtttgaAATAAGGAGTAAAAAGTTTAAAAGGAGCAAggcacccagtatttatagaaaagagaaagggcgcatcaacttcctcaaacccacgatctccatgaCACCGTACaattcccaacacttgtcatcaatgcaaatcatcccttttcaaaaaagagagggaactttcggacttctgacagctggaaacccacccatttaattctaaatggaccgggtctggggggcatgttgtttgggctcccaattgattctcaattgggccactaagtccaaagcccaatggctctaaacaacaacatcaaacctaccaatggctattcagccatccattaaggcccaaggcccaataacagtaagtgacctatgggcatttattatgcaaacactataaataggccgccaaggctcacacctcaaggtacgtccaatttaccgccttaagactactcttctagagaacttctctctagaatccgagcatcattcttacttaggcatcggaggggctttcctcggaaacacccccgaggctagtaactttgctattgtgcaggtgaattcggactccactcattcaaacaagcaagatcttcaacacatacaaaagggccttcattcgaagcccattgtttccatctttacaacaccggaacagtaaGTACATAATCAAATTTATAAAGGAATTATATTATTGCATCAAAAATATAAACGaattatatatattaaataaataataaatactcacATGTGAGTACAAGTGTTGCATTGTCACATAGTACTAGCTTATTGTTTTAACTCTCTTAATTAGCTAATTGGTGGTGTTCAATTACTAATTAAAAATAGTAGGCCACTCATCCTATTAATTATTGGTTTCTAGAATTGTGTTAAGTGCAATGAATATTTATGGTGAAGACAAGCTTACTGTAAAGGAAtaaggagaagaagaaagacAGCAGAAATATAAGGAAGAATAAGCACAGATTTCATTTCATTCAATCAGTTTGCAATGTTGCTTACAACACCTCTTAAATAGTGCGGCTCATTCTTTACAATCATTGATCAAATATTCTAACCTAATACACCTCATAGGACAGCACACACAAGATGACAAAAGAGTGTCATGTGCacaaaattatatgttgatcCTCCTTTTGATGACTAGTACTAGGAAGCTTCCTTATTGATATTCACTAGCATGCTGTAGCTTGCTGTCAACATATGGCTACTTCTTCCATTTtatgaaaattttcaatttttactTTTGCACTATCCACGTACagatatactccgtacttaGTACTACGTAATAATCTAGTAAAATGACATTTGCATGCAGAAATGGGCAATTTGTAAGGTTGTAGAGAGAAAAGTGAAGCGCATGAATCGGCTAGAGAAGTTTGGGATAGTACCAGAGTGTAGCTTCTTAGAAGGGATGAATGCATGTTTGATATCAACTGTTCCGCAAGGATTTTATGACAAAGTTGAAGAAGGTAGCAtcattttaaagagatgttccACCTTTCATTTTTGCAAAGAGGGTGTTTTACTTAACAATAATGATTCAGAATCACCAAGCCTTATCAACAACGACTTGGTTATTTTTGCTACTGGTTTCAAAGGGGACCAAAAACTCAAACACATTTTTTCATCACCCAAATTTCAAGACTATATTATGGCCCCTCAATCCGATACCCTTGTTCCACTATACAGGTTTGTGTTCGTTATTTCCTCGTCtctataaaattattattttgtagcgaaaaagtcaaaaaaatacaaaaaatttaAGAGATTGAGAAATCAATCCCGCGACCTGGAAACATGGAGAGGCTATAATACTGAACCAGAAACTAAAAAATAATCGATTATAATTTGCGCGATATCTCGATTATATAAGGGAAGAGTTGAGGTTATTTTAGCAAATCTATTTTTGGTGTCTCCCTTGGATTACTAAAATATCCTCCGCACTTATAGAATAGATAATATAATGACAATCTACCCAATAGGAAAAGCCCAAAGtaacattttaatcaatctagccccttaaataaattcttaccattttaatcaatacTTCGTATGTTTTTATGTGTTCGCCTTTATCTAACTTatctgtttcttatattcgcacgtatcgcatttatattatattttttacatgttatttcaaTTTTAAATGTCATAATACAAATCTGTTTCTTATATTCACACACATCACATGTATACAAGACTAGTATTATATATATTGGCATGTATACCTATAATTTGGCTTATTAATTTTGGACCCCAAATATTTGGCCTTCTAACAGTCGGGCCTGTGAGTGTGGTACTTGAGAGTAGGGGGCCAAAATAGGGAAATATCCACTCCCCAAGCCTCATTTGACGTCTAAGATCTAAGTTAAGGAACTTTCCAAGTAAGTCAAACCCTTGCTTGGTTCGTAGTTTCTCTATATAGTAGGTTTTTACTTACAACGAGAATATCTTATACGTTCTAACTTCGTGTATATTGAAATAATGTAGGGAATGTATTCATCCGCGAATCCCACAACTAGCGATAATTGGATTTTCAGATAGTCTATCAAACTTGTATTCCTCAGAGTTGAAATGTCGTTGGTTAGCAGAGCTATTTGGACGGAAGTTCATGCTACCAAGTATACAAGACATGGAGAAAGATGTATCAACAATAGATAATGTAACAAGGAAGAATTCAAATCATGACAGCAAAACTTGCATCGGAGCACTTCATATCTGGCATAATGATCAACTTTGCATAGACATGGGTTGGAATCCCAAAAGAAAAAACGGGTTTTGGGCCGACTGGTTTGAGCCTTATGGTCCCATGGATTATACCCACCCTTAGCTCAATTAATAGTCAAAAATTCCATAGCAAAAACTTTTTGCGACAGGGTTAACAACCAAATCCATCACTATTGGCCTTTAGTGACGGAATTTTccggtacaatttcttgtagtgttaataTGAACGTATTTTAACCACCTTATGATTAATAAAAAGATTTTGTCAATTTGGTGAGAATATTATCTAAAAACAAAACATGTTCATAAAGTGCATAATCATGTTACTCTCTCCGTTTCTTATTAAATACTCTCTCCCGGAATACCCGCAACGGTTTGACTGGACAcccttgccaatgcacaaccttgaccatcaatatcttcaattatatattataaaaacttataaaatattaatattttaaaaatatatattaagatgaagccaataatatattacatgctaacacttattttcatatactataaataaaatagggtcaaagtgggTTCCCCACCTACTCCACCAATTAGTTTTTTATGTTCTATTACGAAGAGTTCTCACCGCtttcggcgagtggactaatctccttGCATGAGTACCTCGATGAGGAGCATCCTTTCCAGCTGATGTTTTTTCCATACCTAATGCTCAAActcgagaccttggttaaggagcaagaaaCCCTTAACTACTCATGCCAACTCCAATTGATAATTCCGCCAATGTATTTTGGTTAATACAATAAATAGATAGTTGCATTTTTTTTGGCCACCGTACATTGGATACAGTGATATACAATTATGCTTAAGGGATTATTTCTTGATGGAGCTACGTTGTTTTAAGCCGGTATGAAATAAATTTTGATGTGAATTTAAAAGTAAAATCAACATCCAAATTCTAAAGTTACAATCGGTCTATAAGGAAAAGTGTAATGAAGGCATTGAAAAGTGACTACAATTAGTGGTTGCTATGAACTTCTACCAACGTAGGCTCACATAAGCTTCATCGATCAACTTATTCTAGTATGTTACgtaactattaaaaataaaaattgaagatcGATAAGTGATATTTTTGGCAGATTATTGTAAACTTTATGTTTATACTCCGTAAGGAAGATTAACAAATGATTTGAAATTTGAGTACGTATAAAAACATAAATTCATGACTATGATTAATATGGGAGAAATAAACATAGTTATCACTCAATTGCCGTAGCCACCCCTTTCTAATCAAATAGACAAATATATAGTAGGACTACGTACAAATAGTAACTGCATATTAACTCAAACTATTTATTTCATTGCTTAGCAATAATTGTGTGAAAAAAGACAAAAACTATACGGTTATTATTAAGTGTctgtttggttgacataaaaAAAACAGGGGAACTGAATCGAAAAATCCAAAGAAATGAAAGATCAAGGGATGTTCGTTTTGTGGAATGGTGGCTTGTGAATGAAAAATGAGAAGGTGGAAATTGAAATCAACATGTTTGTTTGTGGGAATGGGAAATAAAAGGGTCTAttacatgtacacctagtgtacaagaTTCTCATGTATATTaccattaatttgttgacacatcatcaaacccattaaaaaatgagaatgaaaGAAAATAATTATGTCATTTTAACCAATAAAAAAACATAGTGTATAAAATGTCTTGTACACTAGTTGTATATATAGTAGGATCCGATTTTATTACCATGGGAGGGATAGGGATTTGAGATGagaattgaaataaaaaatgaaaggaCCAATTTGTCATTACTGAAACGAAAAGTGTTTTAGTAATTTTGTCCTTTATTCATAATCAATTCCCAATTTATTCTAATCACTaaacaaacaaaggaaacaTTAATACTTTTAAAATTCTCAATGACATTTTCTAATTGTCCCAAATTCTCGTTCCCGCAGCAAACACCCTTCAAATAcgtaaatttttataaaaaaacctGTGAAAATTTTGTACCTGGAAAAAGGTGTGTAACTTCGCCGGGACaatgtattttatatgcttaACCAAATAACTTAAGAAAACATCTTTTTAGATAATATAACTTCCCAAATAAGCTCTTCGCTAGGCTTGATCTATTTGTTTTAACGTAAAACACTTTTAAGGCAAACATCAAGCTAAGGGGACatagtttttctttgtttgttccttacaagaaaaaatataaagaaatgTAGTTAAAATGAGATACGgataaagaagagaaagaaacgTAATGGATTAGAGAGGAAAATATGACAAATTTTTTTTCTAAAGAAAAGTTGTTTTTCCCTTGGGAAAAATTGTTTTCCAccttaataaacaaacaaacaaagaaaaattgCAAAAGTAATGAATATTGAACTAAAATGAATAAACATCAGTATGAGACCGTCTCACACAAATTTATTGCAAGGAAAGAAAACTAGTGAAGTTTCCGAATGAAAATTTATGGTGAGATAATCCCTATATATAACGGGAGGAGTGTTTCATTTGTAATTTGAGCAGTTATGCAATTATTATCTAGTGAAGCAATAATGGGGAGGAGAATAGGCATAGTAGGAGCAGGCATAAGTGGTCTGTTAGCATGCAAATATGCCCTTACTAAGGGCTACCATCCCATAGTTTTCGAGTCTCGAAACACTGTTGGTGGTGTTTGGACACAAACTCTAAAGACTACAAAGCTTCAAACTTGTAAACCATTCTATCAATTTTCTGATTACCATTGGCCTTCTTCTGTCCAAACACTATTCCCTGACAGCCAACAAGTTTTTGATTACTTTCAATCTTATGCTAATCACTTTAATTTACTTAAGCACATTAGATTTAATACCAAGGTGGTTAGCATTAAGTATGAAGGTCCATCTGACCAAGACATTCAATCTTGGGCTCTTTGGGGTGGTAACGGTGACCCCTTCGGTGATAAGGGAAAATGGATTATCACCACCCTAGATCTTCTCAGCCAATCAATTGAGGTAATTAAATTATCTAATTAATATTGCTGCTATAACGTACTTCTGTACTTTTTCAATATATTTGAGGATCTTTTACCAAATTGGctaatttacaattttatttaccaaactGGCtactttacaattttatttaccaaaatagctatttttaaattatattttccaaACTAGCTACTATTTTGACTTTGAAGTAAATATCAATTAACTGGTTTCAGTTTCTTTTGAGTGAAACAGTTTgagttatttattaatttatttattagtgAACTAGTTTGAGttgtatttattaatttataataaACCAGTttggtttgagtttttttttttagtgatcTGGTTTGAGTTTTTTTAATAATGAACGGGCttggtttgagttttttttataaTAGTGAACCAATGTATTTTTTTTCGGGACTTACATATCTTTTGGgttctttttaattatttttctaataactaaataaacgTCATTGGAGTGTGGCGTTTTCCAATTTTTCCAATTTTCCCAATTGTCTATCGACATCATCAACGCCAATGTTTtcttattcaagattccaagagGAAAATTGACAAGTATGTAATTTTCAGGGAATGGTTCGTCTAAAACATAAGctaaagaaaataattttactTGCTTTTACctaaaaagtataaaaaaaccccaaaaccaGTTCACTTGTtaagaaaaaaatcaaaccaaaggttttttttttttttttttgcattaaagtcaaaatagtcattttggtaaataaataaTAGCTAATTTGAGAAATAGAATTCAAAATAGCCATTTtagtaaataaaattgtaaaagtggccatattggtaaataaatagtagctagtttgggaaatagaattcaaaaatagtcattttggtaaataaaattataaaggtagccattttggtaaaaaaaaatcctATATTTGAAGTATTTATCACCAGAATTACAAATTACGTACGAGTACTAATTAAACTAGGTAgtacgtacatttaaattgaaGGTGAAAAGACATAAGACTTGCATGTACGTGCGTAGGTGGGTTGGTTCACCTGTAAAAGGTGCTAATCGAATAGGGTCATCATATGCATAAAATAGTTGCATCGAgatgattattgattgattagAATAATACACAAGTGATGGAAGTAGATTTTGTGATCTTGTGTTTGGGAAGATACAGTGATGTAGCAGACATGCCAGAGTTTCCCTCAGGTAAAGGCCCGGATGTCTTTGAAGGGATGGTCATGCATTCTATGGAATATTCTGCCTTGGACTATGAAAATGCTAGAAACTTGGTCAATGGGAAGCGAGTTACTGTAGTTGGCTTCCAAAAATCTGCACTAGACATTACTATAGAGTGCTCTAATACTAATGGTAAGACTTActaattaaattgatttttagTGATAAGATTTGTATCTCACAAAGTTGATTGCAGGTGTGGAACATCCATGCACAATAATATGCAGGACTCCACATTGGAATGCAACCGAATTCTTCCCCTGGAAAAGATTATATTCGAATCGCTTCTCTCAACTCATGCTTCATAAGCCCGGAGAAGGACTTGTACTCAATCTCCTAGCCTCAGTACTTTCACCCTTGGTACATTTCTTCTACTTTTGAACTTAACTTCAccatattctttttttttttttttttttt contains:
- the LOC110794246 gene encoding probable flavin-containing monooxygenase 1, giving the protein MQLLSSEAIMGRRIGIVGAGISGLLACKYALTKGYHPIVFESRNTVGGVWTQTLKTTKLQTCKPFYQFSDYHWPSSVQTLFPDSQQVFDYFQSYANHFNLLKHIRFNTKVVSIKYEGPSDQDIQSWALWGGNGDPFGDKGKWIITTLDLLSQSIENNTQVMEVDFVILCLGRYSDVADMPEFPSGKGPDVFEGMVMHSMEYSALDYENARNLVNGKRVTVVGFQKSALDITIECSNTNGVEHPCTIICRTPHWNATEFFPWKRLYSNRFSQLMLHKPGEGLVLNLLASVLSPLRWGMSKFVENDIKKKQPIEKYDMVPDHSFLQEMSSCSVATVPAGFYENVEKGSIVLKRSKTFTFYKEGVLLDNNSTTHDHMEAIKCDLVIFATGFKGDQKLKDIFASPGFQDCIFGSPSNTLPLYRECVHPRIPQVAVIGFSESAANLFTSEIRCRWLFELLDGKFKLPNIQEMEKDVLEWNKFMKRYSGKYFRRSCMGALHIWYYDQLCKDMGLNPNRKKGFWAELFEPYGPSDYA